Genomic DNA from Cucurbita pepo subsp. pepo cultivar mu-cu-16 chromosome LG13, ASM280686v2, whole genome shotgun sequence:
TTGAATCTTCTTACCAGcatcatttctttttaataaggATACCGGACCACAGCTTCCAACAAATGTAACTCATATGCTTAAActaggatcaaatcttctcCAAGTGATTGGTAGCTTCAACGGTAAGTTGAGGTCTAATTCCAATTCTAAGCATCctgtatttactattttagaGTATACCTCTAAAAGGCCTTTAATCTTTGTTAGGCCATTACGTTATAGCAGTTGCTGTTATGGGTTCAGCACCATCGCCCGACTCATCTGTGCTGCAAGATCATGAACAGCCAGCTGTTTCTACTGTGGATTCAGGTATAGCAATAATTGGGAAGGGCAGGTGGAAACTTCTTTTAGTTCTTTGTTTTATACTCTAATTGtttattaattcattattcaGTTAGGATGGTCTTGCTTAAATGTATTCACATTTCTATATACCATGGTTTTGAATGTTAGTAACTTGGTGCTTTgcttaatataattttattgtggGTTTCAGATTCTGACATTATCGAGGGCCCATCACGAATATCCCTTAATTGCCCCATAAGGTTATCTAGACTCTTTCTCTTACAATTTTGATGCTTCTAGCAGCTGCAgtgctttattttatttgtatgcTATTTGAGTATGAATTCCTTATCATATGATGTGTGGGATAGTACAGGCTTTAACTGTTTCGTATTTCTCACTGATCTGAAACAGTTAAACTTTATGATTTTCATCGTTGAGGAAGCGTCGGATTTAAATGTTGTAGATATGTTACATCTTATGTAGCTTGTAGAGTGATGGGGGTAAGGTACCAGTAGGATAAATGGGAAAGGGGTAGCTGAAATAGATGTGTAAGATTGTGAGGCCCCCAAGGTTGATCCACCGTAGACCCGTAAGGCTTGCGATACTACTACCTGATGCTGAAATGGAAAAACCTTTGGAGATTGGCTAAATGTTCAAACACACAAAACCAGTGCTACGAgataataaaatcataaaaaattaagagtaaataaataactgcGACTACTCTGTTTGAGGTCTACCAAAatgtaaaaagaaacaaaaaatatgatttataatttaatgatattgaACTGGTAGCATgttgaagaaaatggtagaTGGGTTAGTGGGTAATATATACCTGTACCggttaaatcaaatttcaaatatatatacatgtacaTCAAGAACCATAGAATCTGAGTTATAAAACTAGAATAAAAAGGAACcattaaaatctttaaaaaatcaaacaccTTGCTTACATGTAGGAATGATCGTGTAATATAACTAACGTATGacttaaaaagttttatttagatCTAATTTGAACCTTACTATTTGTAGATCaataattcaaaatgaaacttaaatatattttatgatctATATTTACAATGATGtacaatatttgattttaataaatgacatgatttgatttgatttacagttaattattttgtttactGCTTACATGTTTTTTCCTCTCCCCATCAACCAATTCCACCCCCACCCCTCTCaaggaaaatattaattttacattGGTTGTATGCTCAGAACTTTTTATCATATCTGCTGTTTGACAAAGTACTAGTTTACTTGCTACTTGAAGTTTACGAtaattttcagtttttatGTAACTCACTTATTGACATGGTGATTGTTTCATCCTGTCCTCCATAAAACAGCTATACGCGAATCAAGGTTCCTGTGAAAGGTCGTTCTTGCAAACATCTTCAGGTGAGAGTTCCCTGCCATGGCATCTGAAATGTGTTGTTGTACCTTGAATCATAGCATGATCTTTGCAACTCTTTTCCAGATACTTAGTTTCTCTATCAAGAAAATGGGGCAGCAATTTTCTGCCAGTTCTTAACTTAATTAAGCAACTGTATACATGCGTACCTATtcagttattttttttagactgTCTTGTAGTTCATAGGAATTTACTGTATGTTATATGATATCTTAGAAGTTCTTTTTATCTTACAAATTCACTTTGCAATTTGCCCCccttcacattttttatttatttatttattttttatatcttcTTCNTTTCTACAACTTTATTGACATAAATTCAAGAAGACCATCCTGGCGATGTCCGCATTGTAATCAGTACATTTGCTTTTTGGATATTTGTATTGATCGAAATATGTTGAAGGCAAGTTTAGTGATCGACCTTTTCTGAATTTCTTGGGCATTTGCAAatttttattgctttcttCCATTCAATAAATCCGTTGTATTTCCGTTAGGTCATTAGAGAAGTGGCTGAAAACGTTACTGAAGTAATTATCTCAGCAGATGGATCATGGAAGGCCATCCTTGAAAATGATTGTGGGGATGGTCGGCCATTGGATGATTCTCTTAACCAACAGAATGAAAGGGCAGAACAAGAGTCTACTGCCCCTCCTGATGTGTTAGATCTTACTGaagttgatgatgatatgaacATCTGCAATTTGGAGACTGAAGACAGGAAACCTTGTCTTGGTAATAAAAACCAACCGGTTTCTTCAAGCTTAAATATATTATCTGGAATGAACAGGAATAGcttgaatcaaaatttttcTGCTGCCTTGGACGATGACTTTTGGTCTGGAATGGTTACTGATAGGCTTTTGACCTCAAGTATCAGGTCAGATGCTCCAATGGGTAGTAGCACAGCTGCACCTAGTTTTGCTGGTCTTACGCAATCAGCTGGCTTGACTGATGCTGTATCACCTGTTCTTAATCATGATGTTGGGGTTCCAGGCCAGGTCAACTTTCCATTTCCTGCATTCTATGATCAAAATAATGTGCAGGTTCAAGTTTCGAATTCAAACGAAAGTAATCAGTACGGTAGGATGACATCAATAGCAAGACCTGTAAGCAGGACGCTTGCAGGTCAAGTCCTTCCTGCTCAGTCCCAAACATCAGGCCAGCAGTATAGTTCAAGAACTTCAACCATTTCCTCTGCTCCTCAAGTCGGACAGAGCATTCCGATTAGCAGAGATGGTTTAAATATGATATCTCGTGATTCAGAAAGGAGACAGCCATTTCCGAGACATCATGGAGATTTACATCATGCAACAAACCTAGCTCCATTTCTCCGTCCACCAATCGTGCAGGtgctattttattttgtttccatGGTTTTCTTGACTTTTGGTAGTGTTAACTTTTATAACCTTTGATTTATCTACTTTAACTCCCAGAATCGGGAACCTCAAGATTGTTCCTTCACCCCTGGCCAGTCTGTTCGAGCATCAACTGCTCAGAGGCCATCTGCGGGGATATTAACGGATTTCCAGAATCCTCACCTTCAGCAAGCTCTCAATTTGAGGATATCCCATCTCCGGAATCAGAATCCGAGCAGTGTTCGGCCATCTTTGCCATTCTCGAGACCTACGAGTCAAGTAGGAGGTGGATATGGTGGATCTGCTTATACAGCAGTGACTCCTCATAATCAACATGCTAGAATGATGGTTGCTTCCCAGCGAGCTGAAATGATGAGACAATCTTCAGCCATGTCATTACAAAACCAAACTTCCAGATCTCCCCATCCTCTCCAAACTACTCCTGATGGGCTTAGGAGACCAACTGGGGAGCTGAGAAACGTAGGAGGAATGACTCAATCTGTTACCATGGCTTCCGATTTACTGGATCCATCAGTAGAGCAGAACCGACAGCCCATAGGTCGAATGCGTGGCAGTCTTTCCGGTCGAGCCTATTCTGATGCTTATGGCGTAATTATCCAGCCAACTCAACCTGTACAGTCTGCTCGACCTCCATCAAACCTGACTACTACTCAATCCAGTGCTCCATCCACGCACACCCAAAGGTCCAATGGATTCGACACAGTCGTTCCAAGAACATAATATTAGATGTCGAGGAATTTCTTGCTCTGGATTACAGGTGCTCTTCCGTTTCCCAAACCTCCTCTTTAGATATTTTCTGACTGGAGTGTTCATATTCAATATCCCATCCCCAATTTTGTCCACTGCAAAGGTTTCCTTGTAACTAGCTGCTACCGTTGTCTTATAACATCTGTTCTTTGTAGCTTGTTCTAAATGGGCTTATCTTCCTCCACCCAATCATTGTAAACAGCTTTAGGCTCTGAACCCATGATAGAAATTAATGGTTTCTGAACAAGGAAATTGGGTCCTGGAGATGCTTTGCTTGAATAGTTGCCCAATGAAAATGTAAACTCCAACTAGAAGGCTTAGTTGAAATTTATAATCCCAGTCACTTGGAAAGCTACTTGAAAtctatatgtttttctttgcCCTTATAAACCTTTAAATTGTTACTTTCCAGACCCATATTCCTTTTGCTTGCTAGTCTCAATAGATATTCGTTTGCATTAccatttgcttcttttttctaCTTGCAGGCGTTACATTTTTGAAGGATGGAAGCCATGTGTCTATTAGATATCGTTGTTTTCTgccttttcttgtttgtttacCTGCATTTTTGACAGATTTAAAGAATAGAAAGAGCTTGTCCTTGattattcattattatattttcggTTTAGAGTTGaacggtgagatctcacatcagggTTGGGGAGGAGGATGAAACAatatttacaagggtgtggaaacttctccctgaCAAACAcgatttaaaaaccttgagggaaagtctgaAAGAGTGTCCAAAGAGGGCAATAGTTTCTAGCGttaggcttgagctgttacaaatggtatcagaaccagacaccgggcgatgtacCAGCGAGGGGACTGAActccaaaggagggtggacacgaggcgttGTGCCAACAAAGATGTTGAGCCCATaagggggtagattggggGGTCCTACATCAATGGGAGAAGgtaacaagtgccagcgaggacattgggaTCCGAAGGGAGGGGGGGGGGGGGNtggggaggaaaacgaagcattttttataagaatataaaaatctctctctaccacgcgttttaaaaatcttgagggaaaacacAATATATCTTAACTAGTTGAGCTGTAACTTCAACTAAAAAGGTAGCCGTTTGAATCTTCATCTTTACGATATCGACCTAACAAGTATACAATACCAAGTTGacaatcttttattttattgttaaggTTGTGTGTGAtaatcatttgattttttatattttatttttaaaaattatgcatATAGATGCTACTTTCTAcactattttcaaaattcatgtTAAGTGTgaaactaaaaagataaattatttttaaaagcttataattcaaatataaaactattttaaaatagggAGGAAATAAGcctaattttcaatattaaatatttctatttgaaatttttaaaagtttagaagtatttttccgtccaattataaaatttatgaatatttttattaatttatcacaattttaattctatcATTAATTGAGGTCTACCGTAATAAACTTGTTAATGAATGAAGTATATTATTGATTGAGGTATTTCAATAATAGGTATCTATCATTAATTGCTTGCATGCTCGTTCCCTATTCTATCTATGATTATTTGCATGCTCGATTGTTATTAAATCTATCActaatatcatatcaaaattattaaggATGGCAcattgatatttaaattttatttctataataaAAAGCTATCacaaatgaaaatagtaattgTTCGTGGATATTAgacaaaaaaattgttcattaaCGATAGACGTAAAAATGGTCAATAATTGATAGAGTAGAAATACTCTATCtatgataaatataaaaatggtcTCTTAATGATAAATGTCGGTatagtttattttatcatataaaTGAGATATTAGTTATAAGattggtaaattttaaaaaatttatgtaattgtaaATTATGTATTTGTGTGACATATTTTGCAAATATGGCTAATAATGTCACCGCTCGTTACAACTATCCTTGAAACTAAGCTTAAATTAGAGATATTCATAAGGTTATACGGGATGGAGAGCTTTTCCCGTCTTTGTTTCTATCCTCGCCACCTATTTCAGTTCTCATTTGCAAGGATTAAGTTCCCGATAGGAAATTTCTCCCCGTTTTTTatatgcattttttaaaatattcatttcaaaaaatatttttaataggtaatcttcatttttattaaaaaaaataataataagtctaataatattttataaataaaaatagaatataatattttattaacaaaatttctaaaaatttcaaatatttatatataattaaaaccgaaaaactaaaattatgtCCATAAGGGCAAATTGGTAATTTGGCtagtaataattattaataaatcattCCAACAATTATTAAGGCcttgaaaaaagaataaacagcaaaattaaaaagcacatataattattgaaaataaaataaaataaaatataatataattttggagaaatatttaaaattaaaattacttggGGGGGTGGGTATAAAATTATGATTCACCGAAGGTCCACTGGTTGTTAATCCAATGGCGCTGTGATTCCTAATGAATCGCTTCTACAAAAACCACTTCTCtgcttcctcctcctcctcttcctcctcgtTCTTGTAACACAAATCTCCCTCTCTAGATTTCgaacaatcaaaatatattcagCGGCGTTTTGATGGGGTCTATGCTCGGTGACCTGCCGTCATATGACCCTCACAACTTCAGCCAACTCCGACCCTCCGATCCTTCAACTCCTTCTGTAAGTTTTCAGTAATGGCGGAATCATCGCGCCCTTTGTTTTCGTTCTTGTAATTGATTTCTGTAATCGTTCATgggtttcttttgttttcttgatcCTGTGTGTTTTCCTCTATTTGTGATGATTGTTGTTTCGTTAAGGTAGGATGTGAATTTGTGATGAAATTTAACCTCCGCTTGATCTTCTTTGCTCTATTGTTATTTGGATTCTCCCAATTATTGTTCGCATTATTGATCTGTTTTCTGGTTGAGCGTCGTGATGTGGGAAATTTTGTTTTCGTTTTAGGACTTGGAAATTCTTAAATTCTTGGAATTCTTACATGTATGTTTTGATTACATTACAATTGAGTTCCGATATTGGTGTGTTTGATTCAGAAACCTGAAGAAGGAAGAATCTAATGAAGTTCATTAGTTTTCTATTAAACGGCAAGGGGTTGTAACATTCTATCGATTGTCCATTTCTTACACATAGATGGCTCCCCCTTTTCCCCCGAAACCAAAGAATCAAAATGGTGTTCTTGTTTCGATtgttacttctttttttcactCTGTCATGGCATTTTAATCTTGTAAAGTCAGTCCTGTGAAAGAAATGATTCGGTTCCTTTGAAAGAAATGATACCAAGGGAACAAATTCTGCAAGGAACAATAACTAAGTTACTGACCTTTCAGAGAAATGATTCTGTTTACTTCTCATATGTAGGTCATCTTTAATTTCTAATGATTCTGATGCCCAAAAGTGCTTTTAGCCTTTGAGCTTGGAGCAGCCTGCAACCATTTTAAGTTCCCTCTTTGTTTGAGTATGCTTAGGTTCATTGTTTTACAacgaaaaatccaaaattgcAGCGACACGGATTCTTCTATACTGCAAATGAACATTCTGTGTTCCTTGTTTCTCTGATTTTCTTGAGTGGTATACAGTTCACTTTCACAGGTTTAAGCTTAAGACTCCCAATGAAATAGTTTGCATAATGTTTGAAGTCGTTCAATCAATGCTTCTTAGAAGCCacttgtgagatcctatattggttggggaggagaattaagcattctttataagggtgtggaaacctctctctggAAGATGcattttgaaaaccttgagagaaaacccgaaagataaagtccaaagaggacaatatctgctagcggtgggcttgggctgatACACCACCTTTGTGTTTTGCCTTTTGTCTTTCTACCTTCAATGGAAACATTAAGATAATGCCTTAATGCAGAAGGATTGACAAATCTAGAACCGTTAATGAGAAGTTTTTGATTGAAGAGATTCTGAAAACATCTCATCTAAGCTACCAAACGGTGTGCCCTTCTCCGAAGGGACATCATTTTGGACATAAGACACATTGAAGCAAGATATAACCAATTTTTCCTTGTAATTGTATGTACAAACTTGTGCTTGCTTTGGATATATCACCCATTTTTTGAATTCATTACAAATGAGGACACTTCACGGGTCGTCGTCACCTGTTAATTTTCCATAGATTGGGTGACTGTGTAAACGGAAGAGCTGTCTGGTTCAAACTAAATGCTTTCATTGAAGCTTAAACTGCAGTAGAATGCAACATATTTTTACAAGTGGAGTTTCCAGCTGCAAGAAGTAgaacaagaagatgaattcatttattttctaacgTAACGAACGAGTCGATGTTCGAACTTCTCTGATAAGTCGGTCTTAATTTTATGTAGAAGATGATTCCTGCAACCTATCATCCTACCCACAGTAGGACCCTTCCGCCACCAGATCAGGGTAAGCAAGAACATTTGTTTCTTCATTACTCTTCCAAGGCCATGATTTTACCAACCATACTGATAACTTTGAATCTTGATCAGCAAACTGCTATCATATTCACAAAAGATCTTGGTTGTTGATACCATGTCATTGATTTTTACTGCAGTTATAGATACTGATGCCAAAAATATACTCATACGCCACATTTATCAGCTTACAGAAGAGAAGGTTAGTACGCTTTGATATGAAAAACAATGTATATATGGGGTGAGGTTGTGAGAGCACTCACACATTCCTTGTGGACTTTTCCCTAATCTTTGTAATGGCAGTCAAGAACAAAGAGACCTGCAGCTGAACATCCGGTGCCGGAGCATGGAAGCAAGCAACCAAGAGCATCATCTACTACCAACGCTTCAAATTGAGGTTAGGCGGacattttcttccaacaatgTAGAATCTGTTGTACGTTGTGAAAGATGTGTCCTGTATAATGCAAGCGAATTGCCTGCTCACTGAAGAACAAACAGGTCGGCCCCGACATTTAAATGCTGTATATAGATTTTACTCCTACTAAGATTGTCCTAAACTCAGCCACAGCATATTGTTCTCAATATCATAAACTTGGTTCAAGTATTGTAACTATTTTGTCTCTAAATTTTTGAGTTTGATCAATATTCGTTATTGAGTTTTCTAATTTGTTTCGTTTCTGTTCTTGGAACTTCAAAACATTTAGTTTAATTGttgactttataaaaaatagttgaCTTGAATCGTGGGCTTACCATTTAGTAGATCATGCCTttgtgtaacaacccaagaccaccgctagtagatattgtccgctttgacccgttaagTATTGCtgttagcctcatggttttaaaccttgaggggaagtccggaaggaaaagtccaaagaagacaatatttgctagcggtgggtttgggttgttacaccCTATTACCATAGTTTTTGGTATTTCAGCCTTCCATTTCCTATTTCTATGTGATTGAAGAAACGAACGGGTTTCTCCCTCCCTCTTCGACTTGACTAGAAGTAACAAGTCTCAATAAGCCATAGCAATTAGGCAATTCGTTAAAAGAGATATCTGATCGTGTCTTTCAATATTgacttctttccttttctcttgtttttaaTGAATCAAGATagtcaaaatcttcaaatgtctGGACTATTGTATAATTTAAGATCATTTATATAGGCGAGTCATCTTCAAATGTCTGGActattgtattaatttaagatCATTTATATAGGCGAGTCATGCAATATTTTAACGTCGTATCCACCAAAATCGTCTTGAAACGTGTC
This window encodes:
- the LOC111808928 gene encoding uncharacterized protein LOC111808928 isoform X1 encodes the protein MGATTPYEMKLDRISSYIDSLTLYVNRVDQIDPVQLCNICFSLARSIDFAIANDFVPSKAQGLPSLLKQICQKKHSHHLKAAIMVVMIAAKNACKVKWFSEKEAEELYSLANEIGSDFFVDTNTGPSNALATITTVMERFFPRLKLGQIVISAEVKPGYGVFAFDFNISKTIQYAPQEKIRLFVAQKDNTETSACIISPPQVNFLVNGRGVNGRTNIYMDTGPQLPTNVTHMLKLGSNLLQVIGSFNGHYVIAVAVMGSAPSPDSSVLQDHEQPAVSTVDSDSDIIEGPSRISLNCPISYTRIKVPVKGRSCKHLQVIREVAENVTEVIISADGSWKAILENDCGDGRPLDDSLNQQNERAEQESTAPPDVLDLTEVDDDMNICNLETEDRKPCLGNKNQPVSSSLNILSGMNRNSLNQNFSAALDDDFWSGMVTDRLLTSSIRSDAPMGSSTAAPSFAGLTQSAGLTDAVSPVLNHDVGVPGQVNFPFPAFYDQNNVQVQVSNSNESNQYGRMTSIARPVSRTLAGQVLPAQSQTSGQQYSSRTSTISSAPQVGQSIPISRDGLNMISRDSERRQPFPRHHGDLHHATNLAPFLRPPIVQNREPQDCSFTPGQSVRASTAQRPSAGILTDFQNPHLQQALNLRISHLRNQNPSSVRPSLPFSRPTSQVGGGYGGSAYTAVTPHNQHARMMVASQRAEMMRQSSAMSLQNQTSRSPHPLQTTPDGLRRPTGELRNVGGMTQSVTMASDLLDPSVEQNRQPIGRMRGSLSGRAYSDAYGVIIQPTQPVQSARPPSNLTTTQSSAPSTHTQRSNGFDTVVPRT
- the LOC111808116 gene encoding DET1- and DDB1-associated protein 1-like codes for the protein MGSMLGDLPSYDPHNFSQLRPSDPSTPSKMIPATYHPTHSRTLPPPDQVIDTDAKNILIRHIYQLTEEKSRTKRPAAEHPVPEHGSKQPRASSTTNASN
- the LOC111808928 gene encoding E4 SUMO-protein ligase PIAL2-like isoform X2, with amino-acid sequence MGATTPYEMKLDRISSYIDSLTLYVNRVDQIDPVQLCNICFSLARSIDFAIANDFVPSKAQGLPSLLKQICQKKHSHHLKAAIMVVMIAAKNACKVKWFSEKEAEELYSLANEIGSDFFVDTNTGPSNALATITTVMERFFPRLKLGQIVISAEVKPGYGVFAFDFNISKTIQYAPQEKIRLFVAQKDNTETSACIISPPQVNFLVNGRGVNGRTNIYMDTGPQLPTNVTHMLKLGSNLLQVIGSFNGHYVIAVAVMGSAPSPDSSVLQDHEQPAVSTVDSDSDIIEGPSRISLNCPISYTRIKVPVKGRSCKHLQLLXFYNFIDINSRRPSWRCPHCNQYICFLDICIDRNMLKVIREVAENVTEVIISADGSWKAILENDCGDGRPLDDSLNQQNERAEQESTAPPDVLDLTEVDDDMNICNLETEDRKPCLGNKNQPVSSSLNILSGMNRNSLNQNFSAALDDDFWSGMVTDRLLTSSIRSDAPMGSSTAAPSFAGLTQSAGLTDAVSPVLNHDVGVPGQVNFPFPAFYDQNNVQVQVSNSNESNQYGRMTSIARPVSRTLAGQVLPAQSQTSGQQYSSRTSTISSAPQVGQSIPISRDGLNMISRDSERRQPFPRHHGDLHHATNLAPFLRPPIVQNREPQDCSFTPGQSVRASTAQRPSAGILTDFQNPHLQQALNLRISHLRNQNPSSVRPSLPFSRPTSQVGGGYGGSAYTAVTPHNQHARMMVASQRAEMMRQSSAMSLQNQTSRSPHPLQTTPDGLRRPTGELRNVGGMTQSVTMASDLLDPSVEQNRQPIGRMRGSLSGRAYSDAYGVIIQPTQPVQSARPPSNLTTTQSSAPSTHTQRSNGFDTVVPRT